A stretch of DNA from Roseovarius faecimaris:
AGGAAACGGCATCCCCCAGCTGCTCCGCCAGTTGCAGACCCTCCAGAGCGTTCGGCACATCAAGGGCGACGATCAGGCGGTCATCTGCGGGCATGGGCTCTCTCGTGAAAACGGCGCTGAGGCTGCATAGCCACAACGCCGCATATACGCAAGTTTGCTCTGCCCCGGGTGCTTTGGCCCGGGTGCTTTGGCTCTGCTGCTCAGGCCGCGTGCTGAGGGCGATGATCCAGGGTGCTCTCCGGAGTGATCACCGGCATCCGCAGATGCATCCCCTTGTTGGGCGCGCGGTGCTGACGCCGCGCCTTTTCGGTCAGCCCACGCGCAATCACGGCAAATTCCGCGGTGATCGGAGCCTTGATATGCACCGGGTAGACAAACAGCTCGCGCTCGTCTTCGATGGTCACTTTCGTCTCAAAACACTCGAATTCAGCGTTGTAGTGAATATCGGTCAGCTGGAGCTTATACGTCTTCATTGGTCTTCATCCTTCTGCTCGGCCTCGTTCCCAAGTGCCTGTGGATAACTATGGGGATAAATGGGGATAAGCTTCGGGTTTTACAGGGGGAATCACGAAATTGTTTTCCCTCTGCGAAAATTCGCTCAAATGCACGTCTCTTTTGCGCTTAACCCCCTTGAAACTCACGTTTTCGTTACCCACCTTGGGTGCAAGGTTCCCGACCGGGGCATGCCTATATGAGGGTGCATCGACGGGGTAACGCTTATAAAAGGAGACGGCGATGGACTTGAACAAGTTCACGGAGCGGTCGCGCGGCTTTATTCAGGCTGCCCAGACGATCGCCATGCGGGAAAGCCACCAGAAACTGGCCCCCGAACACATTCTGAAAGCATTGATGGACGATGATCAGGGGCTTGCGAGCAACCTGATCAAACGCGCGGGCGGTGACCCGGCACGCGTGGTACAGGCACTTGAGCTGGCCATGGGCAAGATTCCGAAAGTCTCGGGCGATGCGGGCCAGGTCTATATGGACAGCCAAACCGGCAAGGTGCTGGGCGAGGCCGAAGAGATGGCCAAGAAGGCCGGGGACAGCTTTGTTCCCGTGGAGCGGATTTTGACCGCGCTGGCGATGGTCAAAAGCCCGGCCAAAGACGCGCTGGATCAGGGCGGGGTGAACGCTCAGGCGCTCAACGCCGCGATCAACGACATTCGGAAGGGTCGCACGGCCGACACGGCCAGTGCCGAAGACACTTATGAAGCGCTGGAGAAATATGCGCTGGACCTGACCAAGGCCGCGCGGGAAGGCAAGATCGACCCGATCATTGGCCGTGACGATGAAATTCGCCGCGCCATGCAGGTGCTGTCGCGCCGGACCAAGAACAACCCCGTTCTGATTGGTGAGCCTGGCGTGGGTAAAACCGCGATTGCCGAAGGGCTCGCGCTGCGCATCGTCAATGGCGATGTGCCGGAGAGCCTGCAGAACAAGCGGCTTTTGTCGCTCGACATGGGCGCACTTATCGCCGGGGCGAAGTATCGTGGTGAGTTCGAAGAGCGGCTGAAAGCCGTGCTGAACGAAGTGACCGCCGCGGCGGGTGAGATCATCCTTTTCATCGACGAAATGCACACCCTGGTGGGGGCAGGTAAAAGCGATGGCGCGATGGATGCCGCAAACCTGATCAAACCGGCACTGGCACGCGGGGAGCTGCATTGTATCGGTGCAACTACACTGGATGAGTATCGCAAGCATGTGGAAAAGGACGCGGCGCTCGCCCGCCGGTTCCAGCCGCTTGTGATCGAAGAGCCGACGGTCGAGGACACGATCAGCATCCTGCGCGGGATCAAGGAGAAATACGAGTTGCACCATGGCGTGCGCATCTCTGACAGCGCGCTGGTGACGGCGGCGACGCTCAGCCACCGCTACATCACCGACCGGTTCCTGCCGGACAAGGCGATCGACCTGATGGACGAAGCCGCCAGCCGTCTGCGCATGGAAGTGGACAGCAAGCCCGAGGAGCTTGATGCGCTGGATCGTGAGATCCTGCAAAAGCAGATCGAGGCCGAAGCGCTGAAGAAAGAGGACGATGCTGCCTCCAAGGACCGGCTGGAAAAGCTGGAAAAGGAGCTTTCGGACTTGCAGGAGAAATCCAGCGAGATGACGGCGCAATGGCAGTCAGAGCGTGACAAGCTGGCCTCTGCCCGCGACCTCAAGGAACAGCTGGACCGTGCACGGATCGAGCTGGAAAACGCGAAGCGGGCAGGCGATCTGGCCAAGGCCGGGGAGCTGTCCTATGGCGTTATTCCGGGTCTGGAAAAGCAGCTTGCCGATGCTGAACAGGCCGAGGAAAACGGCGTGATGGTCGAAGAGGCCGTGCGCCCCGAGCAGATCGCGCAGGTGGTCGAGCGCTGGACGGGTATTCCGACTGCGAAGATGCTGGAAGGCGAACGCGAGAAGCTTCTCGGTATGGAAGAGAACCTGCACCGCCGGGTGATCGGTCAGGATGCAGCCGTGAAGGCCGTGGCCAATGCCGTGCGCCGCGCACGGGCCGGGCTCAATGATGAGAACCGCCCGCTTGGGTCGTTCCTCTTCCTTGGTCCAACCGGCGTCGGCAAGACCGAACTGACCAAGGCTGTGGCCGAGTTTCTCTTTGACGATGACAGCGCCATGGTGCGTATCGATATGTCGGAGTTCATGGAGAAGCACTCGGTCGCGCGTCTGATCGGTGCGCCTCCGGGCTATGTCGGCTATGATGAAGGCGGCGTGCTGACCGAAGCCGTGCGTCGGCGGCCCTATCAGGTGATCCTGTTCGATGAGGTCGAAAAGGCGCATCCGGAGGTGTTCAACGTTCTTTTGCAGGTGCTCGATGACGGCGTGCTGACCGATGGCCAGGGCCGTACCGTGGACTTCAAGCAGACGCTGATCATTCTGACGTCGAACCTTGGCAGCCAGGCGCTGAGCCAGTTGCCGGAGGGGTCGGATGCGGCAGAGGCCAAGCGCGATGTGATGGATGCGGTCCGGGCTCACTTCCGGCCGGAGTTCCTGAACCGGCTCGACGAGATTGTCGTCTTCGATCGGCTGACGCGTGGCAATATGGACGGAATCGTCGATATCCAGATGGCCCGGCTGCTCAAGCGGCTCGCAAGCCGCAAGATCACGCTGGATCTGGATGACGCAGCCCGCAAATGGCTTGCCGACGAGGGCTATGATCCGGTTTATGGTGCGCGGCCGTTGAAGCGGGTGATCCAGAAGGCGCTTCAGG
This window harbors:
- the clpB gene encoding ATP-dependent chaperone ClpB; this encodes MDLNKFTERSRGFIQAAQTIAMRESHQKLAPEHILKALMDDDQGLASNLIKRAGGDPARVVQALELAMGKIPKVSGDAGQVYMDSQTGKVLGEAEEMAKKAGDSFVPVERILTALAMVKSPAKDALDQGGVNAQALNAAINDIRKGRTADTASAEDTYEALEKYALDLTKAAREGKIDPIIGRDDEIRRAMQVLSRRTKNNPVLIGEPGVGKTAIAEGLALRIVNGDVPESLQNKRLLSLDMGALIAGAKYRGEFEERLKAVLNEVTAAAGEIILFIDEMHTLVGAGKSDGAMDAANLIKPALARGELHCIGATTLDEYRKHVEKDAALARRFQPLVIEEPTVEDTISILRGIKEKYELHHGVRISDSALVTAATLSHRYITDRFLPDKAIDLMDEAASRLRMEVDSKPEELDALDREILQKQIEAEALKKEDDAASKDRLEKLEKELSDLQEKSSEMTAQWQSERDKLASARDLKEQLDRARIELENAKRAGDLAKAGELSYGVIPGLEKQLADAEQAEENGVMVEEAVRPEQIAQVVERWTGIPTAKMLEGEREKLLGMEENLHRRVIGQDAAVKAVANAVRRARAGLNDENRPLGSFLFLGPTGVGKTELTKAVAEFLFDDDSAMVRIDMSEFMEKHSVARLIGAPPGYVGYDEGGVLTEAVRRRPYQVILFDEVEKAHPEVFNVLLQVLDDGVLTDGQGRTVDFKQTLIILTSNLGSQALSQLPEGSDAAEAKRDVMDAVRAHFRPEFLNRLDEIVVFDRLTRGNMDGIVDIQMARLLKRLASRKITLDLDDAARKWLADEGYDPVYGARPLKRVIQKALQDPLAEALLAGDILDGSTVTVSAGADGLIIGDRVGSTNQQPPQDAVVH